In the genome of Dromiciops gliroides isolate mDroGli1 chromosome 1, mDroGli1.pri, whole genome shotgun sequence, the window GTTTGTGTGTGatcatatccccccccccccgccccccgttTCCTGCAACCACTCCCTCAGAGTCTAAGTCAGAGTCAGAGAGGTAGCTTACACCTTCCGGTGAGGAGCACAAGGAACGGATTGTGTCCGTCCATGCACTTGTAAGCGTTGTGAAAAATCTTTTGTTTCCCCATTTTCTGCAACCACTTCCCGAAGACAGGAGGGAAATCGCTCGCTACACTTTCGGATGTGATCCACAAAGATAAATGGGTTGCGTGCGTATGTGTACgttcatgtgtgtatatggatgtcCGCCGGTTGCATTTGTATGAGTGAAATCTTTTGTTTCAAGTTCTGCCACCCCTTTCCAAGAGCAGGAGGAAGGTCGCTACATTTTCGGGTGGAAATACAGCATGTGCGCGTGTGTgccgggtgtgtgtgtgtgtcggccGCGCACAGCAAGGCCTGgacgtgtgcgtgtgtgcgtgtgtgttgtGTTGGTGTGGACGTAAGACCTTTTGTTTTCCCGTTTTCTGCAACTGTTCCCCCAAAGCAGAAGGGAGGGTCGCTAACGTTTTCCAGTATACAGCACAGCAAGACATGgctgtgcatgtgtatgtgtgtgtgcgtgaaaTCTGTTTCCCTGTTTTCTACGACCGTTGCCCGAAAGCAGGAGAGATTTCGCTGTTTTCCGTCACGCACCATaaggtgtgggtgtgggtgtgtgtgcgCGTGACATTTTGTATCCCGTTTCCAAAGGAAAGCAGCCGGCTGCGCTGCGCTGACACCTCCTGCAGGCAGAGTTCGCGGGGTCACGCCGCCCCAAGCCCCCAAGCCCCGTGGGGCCGCTTCCCGCAGGGCCGGTCTTTCAGCCCCCGCAGCACCGCCCCGCGCCCCGCCTCACTCCCGGCCCAGCCTGTCCGACCCCGGCAGGCCCTCACCGGTATAGAAGGCGCTCAGCGCGATGGGCCCGCCTAGCAACTGGTCGCACAGCACCTTGCTCAGCACGGCGCGCGGTGTGCGGCCCGGTAGCGCGCGCTCCAGGAGCCGCATCCACCCGTAGTTGAAGTTCGCGTGGAAGCCGATGGCTACGGTGGCCACGCGCCGAGTCTGCTGCCAGTCGGGCTCGCAGCCCCGCAGCAGCTGCTGCAGCGCGTCCCCGGACGAGTACAGAGCCCCGTAGAGCAGCACATTGGTGGGCCACGGGTACCGCTGGGCTATCCGCGGCACCACCCGCCACCAGCCCCACATCTCCGGTCTCGTTTGACCCCGGCCCGGCCCCACTGGCTGGCTCGGTGCGCGTCCCCTCCGCCCACCTCCGAGCCGTGTGACAGCGCCTCGGGTGGAGACGCCGGTGTGGGCGGGAAGGTGGACCTACAGCCGCGTCCTTCCCAACACCCGAGGACACCAGTAGTAGCGACAGTCAGGGCTCCCTCTTAACTTTCGGCGACTTGGCTGCACCTATTAGAGCTACCTTCCGTCTGATCTGCCTCCCTAGGTAGGCTTCTATTTGATGTATGCCCCAGGCCAGGCCTGCCCCCTGTTAGGCCTGCCTCCCTAGGTCGGCTCACTCCTATCAGAGTTGCTCCGGCCACTTCTAGCTTCGGTTAGACCTTGCCCCCTTTCTCTGCTATTTCTCCGGCTCCTGGACTAGCTGCCCTTTCAGACTTTGCCACTACCCCAATTCTGCCAGCCACGCGTGCCCTCCTCGATCCTTTTCCTGACTTGGACCCCACTCCGTCTACCTTGTGATCATTGGGGAGACCTACCCTTTTGCCCTTcgccttcctctctcctcttcagaTCTGCCACGGTCTAGCCTCTGTTCCATTACTAACCTCACATCTCTCCATTACCGcggtttcctgctttcctttcttAATCACTCTCTATATGCCACTTTCTCCTTGTCTCCTTTCAAGGTGGTGTAACCTACACCTTCTGCCTAGTCTATTCCAGAATCCACACCTTCCATATATTGCCTCTTTTCTTGACGCCTACGATTCCTTTTTTAAACATTCACCTTTGGATACTCCCTTTCAAGCTGTGTAAATCTAAATGGACTGGTTTGCCCCTAGCCAACCTCTCTTTTCTGACAGCTTGTAGCTCAAAAACTTTTCTTTCAGTATCTTCAGAAACTTCACTCCAAAAGACACAGTTGCCCCCCTGAGATGTTGCttattttccttgtttctcttcactccaccttgaactaccaaaaaaaaaaaaaatcgactGCGTCAGCAGAAATCGGCCTACTAGGTCAGCTTGTCAACACTACCTGAAAGTGGGAATATCTTACTGTTTGGGAcagaatttgtttttgctttataaaattcttacttttttccctgcttattttttaaaaatgtaattatgaTAAATGATATCTCAATACAGATCCTATTGAAAGTTCCCTAATTAAATTTATCAGACAAAGAGGAAAACAATAAAGGTGTCCTAAACTGAGCAAGATAGGAGAATACCATCAAGCATTTGTTCTGAGGTGTGTGTCTTTATTGTTATCAGGGAAATAAATGGGAGTTTGAGATagaggtccttaggaattcctctttaaagaattacacgcaggggcagctaggtggggaagtggatagagcacccgctctggagtcaggagtacctgggttcaaattcggcctcagacacttaacacttactagctatgtgaccctgagcaagtcacttaaccccaattgcctcaccaaaaaataaaaaaaagagtaggccttcttaaaaaaaaaaaaaaaagaattacacccaggGCAggtaggttgcgcagtggatagagcaccagccctggagtctggagtacctgagttcaaatgtggtctcagacatttgacacttactagatgtgtgactcttggcaagtcacttaaccccagttgccacacacacacacacacacacacacacacatgaattacagcctcttgcacacaaatccaattagaataaaataatagtttgtttaggggctagggaaaggagaccaagagagaaatccttggacttctcatggggagaaggtatgGCACAGAGGTAtgactctctgagatacctatctccctgagcaggagacaggcagatacttttatataCGACCTATGGTGGTAGTCCAATGgtgtgatcatctgactgtggaaagttcccttattggggaggaccatcccccattggtggtgactggtgggggaagttgggtgatctctcaagccatctctctccccctcatgccacaaaggcagcagccacacctaatcatATCTCCACAAGGGgttggggagactggaatgaagggtggtggtcctggagctaactcagtgcTGATCCactgccacttatctctttaggtgtgtctgtcctttggtttagtttctcaaggataaGATTCTTTGATTtatcccagaaaacttctgaggtaccccggCCCATTCAAACGAGGTACCCCGGCCCATAATATTAtgatattttttcc includes:
- the MPV17L gene encoding mpv17-like protein, whose protein sequence is MWGWWRVVPRIAQRYPWPTNVLLYGALYSSGDALQQLLRGCEPDWQQTRRVATVAIGFHANFNYGWMRLLERALPGRTPRAVLSKVLCDQLLGGPIALSAFYTGMSILQGKEDIFLDLRQKFWNTYKTGLMYWPFVQLTNFSFVPIYLRTAYTGLCGFLWATFLCYSQQSGDGTVGSVFAWLKKTEASEVERSPEK